A single Bufo bufo chromosome 6, aBufBuf1.1, whole genome shotgun sequence DNA region contains:
- the SFR1 gene encoding swi5-dependent recombination DNA repair protein 1 homolog: MDNPPTCSPSPLYMASPDPPNNISANKPMSATLRERLKKCRRTFSSTCTVAKRLKVDGDESDFTAQCPSDSSPSKDSENNAVEAGPICGLLIPGHVEDRMTMEASPSKQDTSASNNYQEMLQEKKRLLKQVQEKEEHLRRLKMVKLYRSKNNLTELQSLIDKWRESSQLLLHEIQRALSSENKKISLTQLIENCGLDEKLLRYSRAEEDFDA; the protein is encoded by the exons ATGGACAACCCTCCCACGTGTTCCCCATCTCCGCTATATATGGCTTCCCCGGATCCTCCGAACAACATATCAGCTAATAAA CCCATGAGTGCGACGCTTCGAGAGCGCCTGAAGAAGTGTCGGAGAACTTTTAGCTCCACGTGTACAGTGGCCAAGAGGCTGAAAGTTGACGGAGATGAGAGTGACTTTACTGCACAATGTCCCAGTGATTCTTCTCCCTCCAAAGACTCCGAGAATAACGCTGTGGAGGCAGGACccatatgtggcctcctcattcctGGGCATGTAGAAGACCGAATGACAATGGAAGCTTCTCCTTCCAAGCAAGATACTTCTGCTAGTAACAACTACCAAGAAATGCTGCAGGAGAAAAAGAGACTGCTGAAGCAAGTACAGGAGAAGGAAGAACATCTCCGAAGATTGAAGATGGTTAAACTGTATAGATCTAAG AACAATCTGACGGAGCTCCAGTCTCTGATAGACAAGTGGAGGGAAAGTAGCCAGCTCTTACTACACGAGATCCAAAGAGCATTGTCTTCAGAGAACAAGAAGATCAGTTTAACGCAGCTAATAGAAAACTGTGGCCTGGATGAGAAGTTGCTGCGCTACAGCAGAGCTGAGGAGGACTTTGATGCGTAG